Proteins found in one Bacteroidales bacterium genomic segment:
- a CDS encoding PUR family DNA/RNA-binding protein, whose product MEQYGRREKEEIFTKAVRAGKRTYFFDVKVTRNGDKYLTVTERKRKVNQLSGQFYYEKHKIFLYKEDFDKFTAGLLAALNFIKTGRLTEEESKIFDNIDDFELRDHLNDQDVEDNF is encoded by the coding sequence ATGGAACAGTATGGCAGGAGAGAGAAGGAAGAGATTTTTACCAAAGCAGTTCGTGCTGGAAAGCGAACATATTTCTTTGATGTAAAGGTTACTCGTAACGGGGATAAATATTTGACTGTGACAGAAAGAAAGAGAAAGGTTAACCAATTGAGTGGGCAATTCTATTATGAAAAACATAAAATTTTTCTTTATAAAGAAGACTTCGATAAATTTACTGCAGGATTACTTGCAGCGTTAAATTTTATAAAAACAGGTCGACTTACAGAAGAAGAAAGCAAGATTTTTGATAACATTGATGATTTTGAGCTTAGGGATCATTTAAATGATCAAGATGTAGAAGATAATTTTTAG
- a CDS encoding aspartate aminotransferase family protein — protein sequence MSLRGDFFSYLAQTSREPLGLEVIKAQGLKIIDNRGRKYIDLISGISVSNLGHHVPEIKAAIAKQLEDYTHLMVYGEFIQQSQVEYARLLIEHLPDSFQQVFFVNSGSEAVEGALKLSKRFTGRHEIVCFEGAYHGSTQGALSLISDETYTRPFRPLLPSIKKLRFNYIEDLSEISRQTAAVIIEPIQAEAGVRIATPTFLKALRERCNETETLLIFDEIQTGFGRTGTLFAFEQYGVVPDILLLGKALGGGLPLGAFIASRQIMEKLTFNPPLGHITTFGGHPLSCAAGLAAFKLILSKLPELKIKEKGLLFQYLIKQHPFIKDVRVSGLLIGVEFENERITRQMIHLLLEHRILTDWFLFSPNTLRIAPPLIIDSEMIIYVCNVLNVLVKHLEAYA from the coding sequence ATGAGTCTGCGAGGAGATTTCTTTTCATATCTTGCTCAAACCTCAAGAGAACCTTTAGGGTTGGAAGTTATAAAAGCACAGGGTTTAAAAATAATCGATAATCGAGGTCGTAAATACATTGATCTCATTTCTGGTATTTCCGTCAGCAATCTCGGTCATCATGTCCCGGAGATTAAGGCAGCTATTGCGAAACAATTGGAAGATTACACGCATTTAATGGTTTACGGAGAATTTATCCAACAAAGTCAGGTGGAGTATGCTAGGTTGCTTATCGAGCATTTGCCGGATAGTTTCCAACAAGTGTTTTTTGTAAACAGTGGTTCAGAAGCAGTTGAGGGTGCTCTTAAACTATCTAAGCGTTTTACTGGTCGGCACGAGATTGTTTGTTTTGAAGGTGCTTATCATGGTTCAACGCAAGGAGCACTCAGTCTTATCAGTGATGAAACTTACACGAGACCTTTTAGACCTTTATTGCCATCCATTAAGAAATTACGATTTAATTATATAGAAGACTTGAGTGAAATCTCACGTCAGACTGCTGCAGTTATTATTGAACCAATTCAAGCAGAAGCTGGAGTAAGGATAGCCACTCCTACATTTTTGAAAGCTCTTAGGGAAAGATGCAATGAAACAGAAACTTTACTTATTTTCGACGAAATTCAAACAGGATTTGGACGTACTGGAACATTGTTTGCTTTTGAACAGTACGGTGTTGTTCCTGATATTCTTTTGCTTGGTAAAGCTCTGGGAGGTGGTTTGCCCTTAGGTGCTTTTATTGCAAGCCGTCAAATCATGGAAAAGCTTACTTTTAACCCTCCCTTGGGGCACATTACAACGTTTGGAGGGCATCCACTTTCATGTGCTGCTGGATTAGCTGCTTTTAAATTAATTCTTAGTAAATTGCCTGAATTAAAAATTAAAGAAAAAGGACTTCTTTTTCAATACCTTATCAAACAACATCCGTTTATAAAAGACGTAAGAGTATCTGGTTTGCTTATTGGAGTGGAGTTTGAAAATGAAAGGATCACAAGGCAAATGATTCATTTATTACTGGAACATCGTATTCTAACTGATTGGTTTTTGTTTTCTCCGAACACATTACGAATAGCTCCACCTCTTATTATCGATTCTGAAATGATCATATATGTTTGTAATGTATTAAATGTTTTGGTAAAACATCTTGAAGCTTATGCATGA
- a CDS encoding nucleoside deaminase: MHDDVVFLKRAIDLARMNVKMGKGGPFGAIIVKEGQVIAEGTNLVTSLNDPTAHAEIVAIRRATEKLKSFQLTGCTIYCSCEPCPMCLGAIYWARPDRIVFAATRKDAASAGFDDDFIYRELITSYQDRKIPTQHIQVDDYMIPFDEWNAYPNKIPY; encoded by the coding sequence ATGCATGATGATGTAGTTTTTTTAAAGAGAGCCATTGACCTTGCTCGGATGAATGTAAAAATGGGTAAAGGTGGGCCCTTTGGAGCTATTATTGTTAAAGAAGGACAGGTTATAGCTGAAGGTACCAATCTTGTCACTTCATTGAATGATCCTACGGCTCATGCTGAAATCGTAGCCATTAGACGAGCTACTGAAAAACTCAAATCTTTTCAACTTACTGGTTGTACCATTTATTGTAGTTGCGAACCATGTCCTATGTGCTTGGGTGCCATTTATTGGGCTCGACCAGACAGAATAGTCTTTGCTGCAACAAGAAAAGATGCTGCTAGTGCAGGATTTGATGATGATTTTATTTACCGTGAACTTATAACATCCTATCAAGATAGGAAAATTCCAACCCAACACATTCAGGTGGATGATTATATGATACCTTTCGATGAATGGAATGCTTATCCGAATAAGATACCATATTGA